A genomic stretch from Malus domestica chromosome 15, GDT2T_hap1 includes:
- the LOC103440431 gene encoding protein LIKE COV 1-like: MATRGRERDLELLIPVAAVSENGGDSKSSSPPNSPPPTTSHSHHQTGHEAFSKVIRSWASKKFMTGCVILLPIAITFYITWAFIKFVDGLFSPIYNHLGVNIFGLGFATSLVFIFLVGVFMQSWLGTSVLTLWEWFITKMPLISYIYAASKQISTAISPDQSINAFKEVAIIRHPRIGEYALGFITSTVVLDQRNVGEELCCVYVPTNHLYLGDIFLISPKDILRPNLSVGEGIEIVISGGLSIPQLLTTVDAQVLTPRRVPHFEELQV; this comes from the exons ATGGCgacgagagggagagaaagggatCTCGAGCTCCTCATCCCAGTCGCTGCCGTTTCCGAAAACGGAGGAGATTCCAAATCCTCCTCCCCACCAAACTCCCCACCTCCCACCACCTCCCATTCCCATCATCAAACCGGCCACGAG GCATTTTCGAAAGTTATTCGGAGCTGGGCTTCCAAGAAGTTTATGACAGGATG tGTCATTCTTCTTCCAATAGCTATTACGTTCTACATCACATGGGCTTTCATTAAATTTGTTGATGGTTTATTCTCCCCAATCTACAACCACCTAGGAGTCAATATTTTCG GTCTTGGATTTGCCACCTCCCTCGTCTTCATCTTCTTAGTCGGCGTTTTCATGCAGTCGTGGTTGGGAACTTCTGTTCTTACTCTATGGGAGTGGTTTATTACGAAAATGCCACTTATAAGCTATATCTATGCTGCATCAAAGCAAATTAGCACAGCAATATCACCAG ATCAGAGCATAAACGCCTTCAAGGAAGTGGCGATCATAAGGCATCCAAGAATCGGGGAGTATGCATTagggtttatcacttcaacagtTGTTCTTGATCAAAGAAACGTAGGAGAAGAGCTATGCTGCGTTTATGTACCTACCAACCATCTTTATCTGGGAGACATTTTTCTGATCAGTCCCAAGGATATTCTGAGACCAAATCTGTCAGTTGGAGAGGGGATTG AAATTGTCATCTCAGGAGGTCTGTCAATACCGCAACTTTTAACTACGGTGGATGCACAAGTCCTTacacccagaagagttccccacTTTGAAGAGCTACAAGTATGA
- the LOC103440433 gene encoding uncharacterized protein isoform X3 — MAKRSDFAQKLLDDLRVRKEKMGAPQSSNRWTSMAVDAYACSEQNHRGRADVSTNGPIGSGGSSRTPIVQEGSNQIVAYGRGGRSSEPMGDFSVALAFALENGGKLGKADTSSRSPMLGFLNQIGRGAVEFSEMEGKGSVNRHFGSSNHFPNLSHHHIEEISRGAHKLNQILEACSNGLNVDRFSIEVGKELVKEAMDLEESLRMLVNLQETSGYIVSSQRKNQITLLDEEDNAVKMAEEKQIDLPNFSFDKGSRHARKNQEVGRPGFEQKVTAALTYTTEGSGLNREKQGKITSSTSVSQRQSVSYTGGVKNPSTEQKESKPEKERIPIVIAKLMGLNELPKNENLKHTAEEDLSSKSKRERHVIEQTTNESSKISGVKTKDPLMQNMTFVSQAEKRMLANNISIGVVVHDPEEFKPVAILGNATIKSDKHQKPSQTFKQDKPVMQAKPGFKEIRVPVEKQNGNNVLPRNQQHKPPYDVELQQQSMALKSESPKEKRRQETKERQIPQPKLVAKKQRRSEMISRRKSKGAVDLQKKQTLAEQTWVNKKIAREAAATVQSTRVPNGKYHENLVRSKSSADLNFNKKDFSPNSLDPQQAKENFGTLPAMEERSVHAAPPLQKAKSRRVNKSEMPQRIDEVATRRSYEKRGSHNATEKVRASRLKQAEPHIVKSNKSTASVQPLDSGQNQHKEAELEAPTLYDPNEVESRRLEKSQTLLPKESYDQQDQAPAFGDDECITASITVNEVLEHHKALNLRKQEPTEIENHLKQVVIKSHHFLNTAEALFKLDIPFSILHDSGRDCNPDVDSKLTLDCAYEVMKRKGIRHELNVHPKCEKASISFVKIRSLNELVRQLHKDFETLKFYGRKGKYECEAEAYLPKMLESDMHSWEPELNCMWDMGWDKTMFAVVEVDEVVKDLERLVLGGLVDELTRDLFRTGFSAIH; from the exons ATGGCAAAGAGATCGGATTTTGCGCAGAAGCTGCTGGACGATCTTCGCGTCCGCAAGGAGAAAATGGGTGCGCCTCAGAGTTCAAACCGTTGGACTTCAATGGCAGTAG ATGCATATGCTTGTTCCGAGCAGAATCATAGAGGAAGAGCGGATGTAAGCACCAATGGACCG ATTGGCTCCGGAGGAAGTAGCAGAACACCGATTGTTCAAGAGGGTTCGAATCAGATTGTTGCTTACGGGAGAGGAGGTAGGAGCTCAGAACCAATGGGAGATTTTTCCGTGGCATTGGCTTTTGCACTTGAAAATGGAGGAAAGCTCGGGAAAGCGGATACATCTAGCAGAAGTCCAATGCtaggatttttgaatcaaattgGGAGGGGAGCCGTGGAGTTCAGCGAGATGGAAGGAAAAGGTAGCGTCAATAGGCACTTCGGTTCAAGTAACCATTTTCCTAACCTTTCTCATCACCATATCGAAGAAATATCGAGAGGAGCACATAAATTGAATCAGATCCTAGAGGCCTGCTCGAATGGACTTAATGTTGATAGATTTTCAATAGAAGTTGGGAAGGAGTTAGTGAAAGAGGCAATGGATTTGGAAGAGTCCTTGAGAATGCTTGTAAACCTGCAGGAAACTTCTGGTTACATAGTCAGCTCTCAGAGGAAAAATCAGATCACATTGCTAGATGAGGAAGATAATGCTGTCAAAATGGCTGAGGAAAAGCAAATTGATCTGCCAAACTTCTCCTTTGACAAGGGTTCGAGACACGCGCGTAAAAATCAAGAAGTTGGAAGGCCCGGGTTCGAGCAGAAGGTGACTGCAGCTCTAACCTACACTACAGAAGGTAGTGGCTTAAACCGCGAAAAGCAAGGGAAAATAACCTCCTCAACATCAGTTTCTCAGAGGCAATCAGTCAGCTATACCGGAGGTGTCAAGAATCCATCAACAGAACAGAAAGAGTCTAAACCAGAAAAGGAGAGGATTCCAATTGTAATTGCAAAACTAATGGGGCTGAATGAGCTTCCAAAAAACGAAAACTTGAAGCACACCGCGGAGGAAGACTTGAGTTCCAAGTCAAAAAGAGAAAGGCACGTGATAGAGCAAACAACAAATGAAAGCAGTAAGATTTCTGGGGTTAAGACTAAGGATCCTTTGATGCAGAATATGACGTTTGTTTCGCAAGCAGAGAAAAGAATGCTTGCCAATAATATCAGCATTGGGGTAGTTGTTCATGATCCGGAAGAATTTAAACCCGTGGCAATATTAGGAAATGCAACCATCAAATCAGATAAGCACCAAAAACCTAGTCAGACCTTCAAACAGGATAAACCTGTGATGCAAGCAAAACCAGGGTTCAAGGAAATTCGGGTTCCAGTGGAAAAGCAAAATGGGAACAACGTTCTCCCAAGAAATCAGCAGCATAAGCCCCCATACGATGTTGAACTCCAGCAGCAatccatggctttgaaatctGAGTCACCGAAAGAAAAGCGCAGACAGGAGACGAAGGAGCGGCAAATTCCACAACCAAAGTTGGTGGCGAAGAAACAACGAAGAAGTGAAATGATATCAAGAAGAAAGTCAAAAGGGGCAGTAGATTTGCAAAAGAAGCAGACACTTGCAGAGCAAACTTGGGTAAATAAGAAAATCGCTAGAGAAGCCGCTGCAACAGTGCAATCCACAAGAGTTCCAAATGGCAAATATCATGAAAATCTGGTCAGAAGCAAAAGTTCCGCTGACTTGAATTTCAACAAGAAAGATTTTTCACCAAACTCCTTGGATCCTCaacaagcaaaagaaaattttggcACTCTACCGGCTATGGAGGAGAGATCAGTTCATGCAGCACCACCACTGCAGAAGGCAAAATCTAGAAGAGTGAATAAAAGCGAAATGCCTCAAAGAATCGATGAAGTGGCAACCAGACGAAGCTATGAAAAACGTGGTAGTCACAATGCAACAGAAAAAGTTAGAGCCAGCAGGCTAAAACAAGCTGAGCCACACATCGTCAAGTCCAACAAATCAACAGCAAGCGTTCAACCACTAGATTCAGGGCAAAACCAACATAAAGAAGCAGAGCTGGAGGCTCCCACTTTGTATGATCCCAATGAAGTTGAAAGTCGAAGACTCGAAAAATCACAAACTCTACTTCCAAAGGAAAGT TATGATCAACAAGATCAAGCACCTGCTTTCGGAGATGATGAGTGCATAACTGCATCAATTACAGTTAATG AAGTATTGGAGCACCATAAAGCACTCAACCTGAGAAAACAAGAGCCGACAGAAATTGAAAACCACCTGAAGCAGGTAGTGATCAAGAGCCATCATTTCCTCAACACAGCAGAAGCACTTTTCAAGCTCGACATCCCTTTCAGCATTCTTCACGACAGCGGCCGCGACTGCAACCCAGATGTAGACAGCAAGCTCACATTAGACTGTGCCTACGAAGTAATGAAACGAAAAGGGATAAGGCACGAGCTCAATGTTCATCCTAAATGCGAGAAGGCATCAATAAGTTTTGTCAAAATACGGTCCTTGAATGAGCTGGTTAGGCAACTGCATAAAGATTTCGAGACTCTGAAGTTCTACGGGAGAAAAGGAAAATATGAATGTGAGGCGGAAGCGTATCTGCCCAAAATGCTGGAAAGCGATATGCATAGCTGGGAGCCGGAACTGAATTGCATGTGGGATATGGGTTGGGATAAAACTATGTTTGCAGTTGTTGAAGTAGATGAAGTTGTGAAAGATTTGGAGAGGCTTGTGCTCGGTGGACTTGTAGATGAGCTTACCAGAGACCTCTTTCGCACGGGTTTTTCAGCGATACATTAA
- the LOC103440433 gene encoding uncharacterized protein isoform X2, with product MAKRSDFAQKLLDDLRVRKEKMGAPQSSNRWTSMAVDAYACSEQNHRGRADVSTNGPIGSGGSSRTPIVQEGSNQIVAYGRGGRSSEPMGDFSVALAFALENGGKLGKADTSSRSPMLGFLNQIGRGAVEFSEMEGKGSVNRHFGSSNHFPNLSHHHIEEISRGAHKLNQILEACSNGLNVDRFSIEVGKELVKEAMDLEESLRMLVNLQETSGYIVSSQRKNQITLLDEEDNAVKMAEEKQIDLPNFSFDKGSRHARKNQEVGRPGFEQKVTAALTYTTEGSGLNREKQGKITSSTSVSQRQSVSYTGGVKNPSTEQKESKPEKERIPIVIAKLMGLNELPKNENLKHTAEEDLSSKSKRERHVIEQTTNESSKISGVKTKDPLMQNMTFVSQAEKRMLANNISIGVVVHDPEEFKPVAILGNATIKSDKHQKPSQTFKQDKPVMQAKPGFKEIRVPVEKQNGNNVLPRNQQHKPPYDVELQQQSMALKSESPKEKRRQETKERQIPQPKLVAKKQRRSEMISRRKSKGAVDLQKKQTLAEQTWVNKKIAREAAATVQSTRVPNGKYHENLVRSKSSADLNFNKKDFSPNSLDPQQAKENFGTLPAMEERSVHAAPPLQKAKSRRVNKSEMPQRIDEVATRRSYEKRGSHNATEKVRASRLKQAEPHIVKSNKSTASVQPLDSGQNQHKEAELEAPTLYDPNEVESRRLEKSQTLLPKESYDQQDQAPAFGDDECITASITVNGNRDICYAEVLEHHKALNLRKQEPTEIENHLKQVVIKSHHFLNTAEALFKLDIPFSILHDSGRDCNPDVDSKLTLDCAYEVMKRKGIRHELNVHPKCEKASISFVKIRSLNELVRQLHKDFETLKFYGRKGKYECEAEAYLPKMLESDMHSWEPELNCMWDMGWDKTMFAVVEVDEVVKDLERLVLGGLVDELTRDLFRTGFSAIH from the exons ATGGCAAAGAGATCGGATTTTGCGCAGAAGCTGCTGGACGATCTTCGCGTCCGCAAGGAGAAAATGGGTGCGCCTCAGAGTTCAAACCGTTGGACTTCAATGGCAGTAG ATGCATATGCTTGTTCCGAGCAGAATCATAGAGGAAGAGCGGATGTAAGCACCAATGGACCG ATTGGCTCCGGAGGAAGTAGCAGAACACCGATTGTTCAAGAGGGTTCGAATCAGATTGTTGCTTACGGGAGAGGAGGTAGGAGCTCAGAACCAATGGGAGATTTTTCCGTGGCATTGGCTTTTGCACTTGAAAATGGAGGAAAGCTCGGGAAAGCGGATACATCTAGCAGAAGTCCAATGCtaggatttttgaatcaaattgGGAGGGGAGCCGTGGAGTTCAGCGAGATGGAAGGAAAAGGTAGCGTCAATAGGCACTTCGGTTCAAGTAACCATTTTCCTAACCTTTCTCATCACCATATCGAAGAAATATCGAGAGGAGCACATAAATTGAATCAGATCCTAGAGGCCTGCTCGAATGGACTTAATGTTGATAGATTTTCAATAGAAGTTGGGAAGGAGTTAGTGAAAGAGGCAATGGATTTGGAAGAGTCCTTGAGAATGCTTGTAAACCTGCAGGAAACTTCTGGTTACATAGTCAGCTCTCAGAGGAAAAATCAGATCACATTGCTAGATGAGGAAGATAATGCTGTCAAAATGGCTGAGGAAAAGCAAATTGATCTGCCAAACTTCTCCTTTGACAAGGGTTCGAGACACGCGCGTAAAAATCAAGAAGTTGGAAGGCCCGGGTTCGAGCAGAAGGTGACTGCAGCTCTAACCTACACTACAGAAGGTAGTGGCTTAAACCGCGAAAAGCAAGGGAAAATAACCTCCTCAACATCAGTTTCTCAGAGGCAATCAGTCAGCTATACCGGAGGTGTCAAGAATCCATCAACAGAACAGAAAGAGTCTAAACCAGAAAAGGAGAGGATTCCAATTGTAATTGCAAAACTAATGGGGCTGAATGAGCTTCCAAAAAACGAAAACTTGAAGCACACCGCGGAGGAAGACTTGAGTTCCAAGTCAAAAAGAGAAAGGCACGTGATAGAGCAAACAACAAATGAAAGCAGTAAGATTTCTGGGGTTAAGACTAAGGATCCTTTGATGCAGAATATGACGTTTGTTTCGCAAGCAGAGAAAAGAATGCTTGCCAATAATATCAGCATTGGGGTAGTTGTTCATGATCCGGAAGAATTTAAACCCGTGGCAATATTAGGAAATGCAACCATCAAATCAGATAAGCACCAAAAACCTAGTCAGACCTTCAAACAGGATAAACCTGTGATGCAAGCAAAACCAGGGTTCAAGGAAATTCGGGTTCCAGTGGAAAAGCAAAATGGGAACAACGTTCTCCCAAGAAATCAGCAGCATAAGCCCCCATACGATGTTGAACTCCAGCAGCAatccatggctttgaaatctGAGTCACCGAAAGAAAAGCGCAGACAGGAGACGAAGGAGCGGCAAATTCCACAACCAAAGTTGGTGGCGAAGAAACAACGAAGAAGTGAAATGATATCAAGAAGAAAGTCAAAAGGGGCAGTAGATTTGCAAAAGAAGCAGACACTTGCAGAGCAAACTTGGGTAAATAAGAAAATCGCTAGAGAAGCCGCTGCAACAGTGCAATCCACAAGAGTTCCAAATGGCAAATATCATGAAAATCTGGTCAGAAGCAAAAGTTCCGCTGACTTGAATTTCAACAAGAAAGATTTTTCACCAAACTCCTTGGATCCTCaacaagcaaaagaaaattttggcACTCTACCGGCTATGGAGGAGAGATCAGTTCATGCAGCACCACCACTGCAGAAGGCAAAATCTAGAAGAGTGAATAAAAGCGAAATGCCTCAAAGAATCGATGAAGTGGCAACCAGACGAAGCTATGAAAAACGTGGTAGTCACAATGCAACAGAAAAAGTTAGAGCCAGCAGGCTAAAACAAGCTGAGCCACACATCGTCAAGTCCAACAAATCAACAGCAAGCGTTCAACCACTAGATTCAGGGCAAAACCAACATAAAGAAGCAGAGCTGGAGGCTCCCACTTTGTATGATCCCAATGAAGTTGAAAGTCGAAGACTCGAAAAATCACAAACTCTACTTCCAAAGGAAAGT TATGATCAACAAGATCAAGCACCTGCTTTCGGAGATGATGAGTGCATAACTGCATCAATTACAGTTAATG GAAACCGTGACATTTGTTATGCAGAAGTATTGGAGCACCATAAAGCACTCAACCTGAGAAAACAAGAGCCGACAGAAATTGAAAACCACCTGAAGCAGGTAGTGATCAAGAGCCATCATTTCCTCAACACAGCAGAAGCACTTTTCAAGCTCGACATCCCTTTCAGCATTCTTCACGACAGCGGCCGCGACTGCAACCCAGATGTAGACAGCAAGCTCACATTAGACTGTGCCTACGAAGTAATGAAACGAAAAGGGATAAGGCACGAGCTCAATGTTCATCCTAAATGCGAGAAGGCATCAATAAGTTTTGTCAAAATACGGTCCTTGAATGAGCTGGTTAGGCAACTGCATAAAGATTTCGAGACTCTGAAGTTCTACGGGAGAAAAGGAAAATATGAATGTGAGGCGGAAGCGTATCTGCCCAAAATGCTGGAAAGCGATATGCATAGCTGGGAGCCGGAACTGAATTGCATGTGGGATATGGGTTGGGATAAAACTATGTTTGCAGTTGTTGAAGTAGATGAAGTTGTGAAAGATTTGGAGAGGCTTGTGCTCGGTGGACTTGTAGATGAGCTTACCAGAGACCTCTTTCGCACGGGTTTTTCAGCGATACATTAA
- the LOC103440433 gene encoding uncharacterized protein isoform X1 produces MAKRSDFAQKLLDDLRVRKEKMGAPQSSNRWTSMAVDAYACSEQNHRGRADVSTNGPIGSGGSSRTPIVQEGSNQIVAYGRGGRSSEPMGDFSVALAFALENGGKLGKADTSSRSPMLGFLNQIGRGAVEFSEMEGKGSVNRHFGSSNHFPNLSHHHIEEISRGAHKLNQILEACSNGLNVDRFSIEVGKELVKEAMDLEESLRMLVNLQETSGYIVSSQRKNQITLLDEEDNAVKMAEEKQIDLPNFSFDKGSRHARKNQEVGRPGFEQKVTAALTYTTEGSGLNREKQGKITSSTSVSQRQSVSYTGGVKNPSTEQKESKPEKERIPIVIAKLMGLNELPKNENLKHTAEEDLSSKSKRERHVIEQTTNESSKISGVKTKDPLMQNMTFVSQAEKRMLANNISIGVVVHDPEEFKPVAILGNATIKSDKHQKPSQTFKQDKPVMQAKPGFKEIRVPVEKQNGNNVLPRNQQHKPPYDVELQQQSMALKSESPKEKRRQETKERQIPQPKLVAKKQRRSEMISRRKSKGAVDLQKKQTLAEQTWVNKKIAREAAATVQSTRVPNGKYHENLVRSKSSADLNFNKKDFSPNSLDPQQAKENFGTLPAMEERSVHAAPPLQKAKSRRVNKSEMPQRIDEVATRRSYEKRGSHNATEKVRASRLKQAEPHIVKSNKSTASVQPLDSGQNQHKEAELEAPTLYDPNEVESRRLEKSQTLLPKESYDQQDQAPAFGDDECITASITVNVAGNRDICYAEVLEHHKALNLRKQEPTEIENHLKQVVIKSHHFLNTAEALFKLDIPFSILHDSGRDCNPDVDSKLTLDCAYEVMKRKGIRHELNVHPKCEKASISFVKIRSLNELVRQLHKDFETLKFYGRKGKYECEAEAYLPKMLESDMHSWEPELNCMWDMGWDKTMFAVVEVDEVVKDLERLVLGGLVDELTRDLFRTGFSAIH; encoded by the exons ATGGCAAAGAGATCGGATTTTGCGCAGAAGCTGCTGGACGATCTTCGCGTCCGCAAGGAGAAAATGGGTGCGCCTCAGAGTTCAAACCGTTGGACTTCAATGGCAGTAG ATGCATATGCTTGTTCCGAGCAGAATCATAGAGGAAGAGCGGATGTAAGCACCAATGGACCG ATTGGCTCCGGAGGAAGTAGCAGAACACCGATTGTTCAAGAGGGTTCGAATCAGATTGTTGCTTACGGGAGAGGAGGTAGGAGCTCAGAACCAATGGGAGATTTTTCCGTGGCATTGGCTTTTGCACTTGAAAATGGAGGAAAGCTCGGGAAAGCGGATACATCTAGCAGAAGTCCAATGCtaggatttttgaatcaaattgGGAGGGGAGCCGTGGAGTTCAGCGAGATGGAAGGAAAAGGTAGCGTCAATAGGCACTTCGGTTCAAGTAACCATTTTCCTAACCTTTCTCATCACCATATCGAAGAAATATCGAGAGGAGCACATAAATTGAATCAGATCCTAGAGGCCTGCTCGAATGGACTTAATGTTGATAGATTTTCAATAGAAGTTGGGAAGGAGTTAGTGAAAGAGGCAATGGATTTGGAAGAGTCCTTGAGAATGCTTGTAAACCTGCAGGAAACTTCTGGTTACATAGTCAGCTCTCAGAGGAAAAATCAGATCACATTGCTAGATGAGGAAGATAATGCTGTCAAAATGGCTGAGGAAAAGCAAATTGATCTGCCAAACTTCTCCTTTGACAAGGGTTCGAGACACGCGCGTAAAAATCAAGAAGTTGGAAGGCCCGGGTTCGAGCAGAAGGTGACTGCAGCTCTAACCTACACTACAGAAGGTAGTGGCTTAAACCGCGAAAAGCAAGGGAAAATAACCTCCTCAACATCAGTTTCTCAGAGGCAATCAGTCAGCTATACCGGAGGTGTCAAGAATCCATCAACAGAACAGAAAGAGTCTAAACCAGAAAAGGAGAGGATTCCAATTGTAATTGCAAAACTAATGGGGCTGAATGAGCTTCCAAAAAACGAAAACTTGAAGCACACCGCGGAGGAAGACTTGAGTTCCAAGTCAAAAAGAGAAAGGCACGTGATAGAGCAAACAACAAATGAAAGCAGTAAGATTTCTGGGGTTAAGACTAAGGATCCTTTGATGCAGAATATGACGTTTGTTTCGCAAGCAGAGAAAAGAATGCTTGCCAATAATATCAGCATTGGGGTAGTTGTTCATGATCCGGAAGAATTTAAACCCGTGGCAATATTAGGAAATGCAACCATCAAATCAGATAAGCACCAAAAACCTAGTCAGACCTTCAAACAGGATAAACCTGTGATGCAAGCAAAACCAGGGTTCAAGGAAATTCGGGTTCCAGTGGAAAAGCAAAATGGGAACAACGTTCTCCCAAGAAATCAGCAGCATAAGCCCCCATACGATGTTGAACTCCAGCAGCAatccatggctttgaaatctGAGTCACCGAAAGAAAAGCGCAGACAGGAGACGAAGGAGCGGCAAATTCCACAACCAAAGTTGGTGGCGAAGAAACAACGAAGAAGTGAAATGATATCAAGAAGAAAGTCAAAAGGGGCAGTAGATTTGCAAAAGAAGCAGACACTTGCAGAGCAAACTTGGGTAAATAAGAAAATCGCTAGAGAAGCCGCTGCAACAGTGCAATCCACAAGAGTTCCAAATGGCAAATATCATGAAAATCTGGTCAGAAGCAAAAGTTCCGCTGACTTGAATTTCAACAAGAAAGATTTTTCACCAAACTCCTTGGATCCTCaacaagcaaaagaaaattttggcACTCTACCGGCTATGGAGGAGAGATCAGTTCATGCAGCACCACCACTGCAGAAGGCAAAATCTAGAAGAGTGAATAAAAGCGAAATGCCTCAAAGAATCGATGAAGTGGCAACCAGACGAAGCTATGAAAAACGTGGTAGTCACAATGCAACAGAAAAAGTTAGAGCCAGCAGGCTAAAACAAGCTGAGCCACACATCGTCAAGTCCAACAAATCAACAGCAAGCGTTCAACCACTAGATTCAGGGCAAAACCAACATAAAGAAGCAGAGCTGGAGGCTCCCACTTTGTATGATCCCAATGAAGTTGAAAGTCGAAGACTCGAAAAATCACAAACTCTACTTCCAAAGGAAAGT TATGATCAACAAGATCAAGCACCTGCTTTCGGAGATGATGAGTGCATAACTGCATCAATTACAGTTAATG ttgcaGGAAACCGTGACATTTGTTATGCAGAAGTATTGGAGCACCATAAAGCACTCAACCTGAGAAAACAAGAGCCGACAGAAATTGAAAACCACCTGAAGCAGGTAGTGATCAAGAGCCATCATTTCCTCAACACAGCAGAAGCACTTTTCAAGCTCGACATCCCTTTCAGCATTCTTCACGACAGCGGCCGCGACTGCAACCCAGATGTAGACAGCAAGCTCACATTAGACTGTGCCTACGAAGTAATGAAACGAAAAGGGATAAGGCACGAGCTCAATGTTCATCCTAAATGCGAGAAGGCATCAATAAGTTTTGTCAAAATACGGTCCTTGAATGAGCTGGTTAGGCAACTGCATAAAGATTTCGAGACTCTGAAGTTCTACGGGAGAAAAGGAAAATATGAATGTGAGGCGGAAGCGTATCTGCCCAAAATGCTGGAAAGCGATATGCATAGCTGGGAGCCGGAACTGAATTGCATGTGGGATATGGGTTGGGATAAAACTATGTTTGCAGTTGTTGAAGTAGATGAAGTTGTGAAAGATTTGGAGAGGCTTGTGCTCGGTGGACTTGTAGATGAGCTTACCAGAGACCTCTTTCGCACGGGTTTTTCAGCGATACATTAA
- the LOC103440432 gene encoding glucan endo-1,3-beta-D-glucosidase-like → MAITFLHTLALFVLSINLANCQSFIGVNYGQVADNLPPPSSTTKLLQSTSIQKVRLYGSDPAIIKALANTGLGIVIGASNGDIPGLASDPSFAKSWVGANVSPFYPASNIILITVGNEVLTYGDQGLISQLVPAIKNVQDALTSLSLGGKIKVSTVHSMAMLKHSEPPSSARFDPGFGDVIKELLGFNNATGSPFAINPYPYFAYRSDPRPETLAFCLFQPNNGRFDSNTNIKYMNMFDAQVDAIRSALDSIGFKGVEIVVAETGWPYKGDDNEVGPSVQNAKAYNGNLIAHLRSMVGTPLMPGKSVDTYLFALYDENLKPGPVSERAFGLFKPDLTMNYDVGLSKSSQTPTTPATPSTPTTPSTPPTPANPSGPKPKKGSYCVPKAGVSDSQLQANIDYVCGHGFDCTPIQPGGSCFEPNTVKSHATYAMNLLYQTAGRNPWNCDFSQTATLTSNNPSYDSCNYPGGSTKDV, encoded by the exons ATGGCGATTACATTTCTTCATACATTAGCACTTTTCGTTTTATCCATTAACCTCGCAA ATTGCCAATCATTTATCGGTGTAAACTACGGCCAAGTTGCCGACAACCTACCGCCACCGTCGTCCACCACGAAGCTGCTCCAGTCAACTTCAATCCAGAAGGTTCGGCTTTACGGTTCCGACCCGGCCATAATCAAAGCCCTGGCGAACACCGGCTTGGGTATCGTCATCGGAGCGTCGAACGGCGACATCCCGGGTCTCGCATCCGACCCCAGTTTCGCCAAGAGCTGGGTTGGAGCTAACGTGTCCCCTTTCTACCCGGCGAGCAACATCATCCTCATCACCGTCGGCAACGAGGTCTTGACTTACGGCGACCAGGGCCTGATTTCTCAGCTGGTCCCGGCGATTAAGAATGTTCAAGACGCCCTCACTTCCCTGTCTCTTGGCGGGAAAATCAAGGTCTCCACCGTACACTCCATGGCGATGCTCAAGCATTCCGAGCCGCCGTCCTCCGCAAGGTTCGACCCGGGTTTTGGTGACGTCATAAAGGAGTTGCTTGGGTTTAATAACGCCACCGGTTCGCCTTTCGCTATCAACCCGTACCCGTATTTCGCGTACCGGAGTGACCCGAGACCCGAGACACTGGCTTTTTGCCTATTTCAGCCGAATAATGGGCGGTTCGACTCCAACACAAATATTAAGTACATGAACATGTTCGATGCTCAG GTGGATGCAATAAGATCGGCATTGGACTCTATAGGCTTCAAGGGGGTGGAAATTGTGGTGGCGGAGACCGGATGGCCGTACAAAGGGGACGACAATGAGGTTGGTCCAAGTGTCCAGAACGCGAAAGCTTATAACGGAAACCTGATTGCGCACCTTCGATCAATGGTTGGGACGCCATTGATGCCGGGAAAGTCTGTGGACACTTACCTCTTTGCACTCTACGATGAGAACTTGAAGCCTGGCCCCGTGTCAGAGAGAGCATTTGGTCTCTTCAAGCCTGACCTCACCATGAATTATGATGTTGGTCTCTCTAAGAGCAGCCAG ACCCCTACCACGCCCGCCACGCCATCTACGCCCACCACGCCATCCACGCCCCCCACGCCAGCGAATCCATCGGGGCCAAAGCCAAAGAAAGGATCATATTGTGTGCCCAAGGCCGGCGTATCAGACTCTCAGTTACAGGCTAATATagattatgtttgtggacatgGTTTTGATTGCACTCCAATTCAACCCGGAGGGTCTTGTTTTGAACCAAACACAGTAAAATCCCATGCTACTTACGCCATGAATCTCCTATATCAAACCGCTGGCAGAAATCCTTGGAACTGCGATTTCTCGCAAACCGCCACACTGACGTCCAACAACCCTA GCTATGATAGCTGCAACTACCCAGGTGGGAGTACTAAAGATGTATGA